One Bradyrhizobium manausense DNA segment encodes these proteins:
- a CDS encoding DUF1365 domain-containing protein → MHARLKPMGHRFSYRVMSLLIDLDRLDEADRQSALFGVNRAALYSFHERDHGPRDGSSLRAYAECCAAAQGIDLGGGRVDLLCYPRLLGYGFNPLSVYFCYRANGELALVIYEVRNTFGDIHPYILPVHADEWSDAGLRQQQEKLFYVSPFIPMAMRYHFRVLPPSDMVRLRILETDCDGPLLAATFCGRRRALTSPALLRSLFALPLMSFKVVAAIHWEALRLWLKGARLVPRHDAAEQRSGENTLARGKSRPYIIGR, encoded by the coding sequence ATGCATGCGCGGCTGAAGCCGATGGGCCATCGCTTCAGCTACCGGGTGATGAGTCTCCTGATCGATCTCGACAGGCTGGATGAGGCTGACCGTCAATCAGCATTGTTCGGGGTCAACCGCGCCGCGCTCTACAGTTTCCACGAAAGGGATCACGGCCCGCGCGACGGCTCCTCGCTGCGCGCATATGCGGAGTGCTGCGCCGCCGCACAGGGCATCGACCTTGGCGGCGGCCGGGTCGATCTGCTCTGCTATCCCCGCCTGCTCGGCTACGGATTCAATCCGCTCTCGGTCTATTTCTGCTATCGTGCCAACGGCGAGCTGGCGCTGGTGATCTACGAGGTGCGCAACACCTTTGGTGACATTCACCCGTACATCCTGCCGGTGCACGCAGACGAGTGGAGCGACGCGGGGCTGCGGCAACAGCAGGAAAAACTGTTCTACGTCTCGCCGTTCATACCGATGGCAATGCGTTACCATTTTCGGGTGCTGCCACCCTCCGACATGGTCAGGCTGCGCATCCTGGAGACTGACTGCGACGGTCCGCTGCTTGCCGCGACCTTCTGCGGCCGCCGCCGTGCCCTGACCTCGCCTGCGCTGTTGCGATCCCTCTTCGCCCTGCCGTTGATGAGCTTCAAGGTGGTGGCCGCGATCCATTGGGAAGCACTGCGGCTTTGGCTGAAGGGTGCGCGGCTGGTGCCACGACATGATGCCGCAGAGCAGCGCAGCGGTGAAAACACCTTGGCGCGCGGCAAATCGCGCCCTTATATTATCGGTCGCTGA
- a CDS encoding SAM-dependent methyltransferase — MSNTISVAPDDVETVLADLPRIARLALTFGARLRRGTLDVTLPDGRVIRLGGHEPGPNATMRLHNYGVASRLINGGDIGIAEAYLAGEWDTPDLTQFLYLFCVNHDLIQAMLRDKPLMRFVQMVQHWFNRNTRRQARRNIHAHYDIGNAFYSAWLDPSMTYSSALFEGSTTDLTAAQTNKYRRLAEALDLKPGQKLLEIGCGWGGFAEFAAKTFGARVVGLTISTQQRDFAQRRIHEAGLAEKVEIRLQDYRDERDRYDRIASIEMIEAVGEQFWPRYFAQLRDRLLPGGLAGIQAITIQDKLFQSYRREVDFIQRYVFPGGMLPSPAVLKSLGDRFNVPVIREHIFGQDYAKTLATWRNNFRAAWPGLVPLGFDDRFRRLWEYYLAYCEAGFLSGNIDVRQVIFAKQQ, encoded by the coding sequence ATGTCGAATACCATTTCGGTTGCGCCTGACGATGTCGAAACAGTGCTCGCCGACCTGCCGCGGATCGCTCGTCTTGCGCTGACCTTCGGGGCGCGGCTGCGGCGCGGGACGCTCGATGTCACGCTTCCTGATGGCCGCGTGATCCGGCTCGGCGGACACGAGCCGGGTCCGAATGCCACCATGCGTCTGCACAATTACGGCGTCGCCTCGCGTCTCATCAACGGCGGCGACATCGGCATTGCCGAAGCCTATCTCGCCGGCGAATGGGACACGCCTGATCTGACGCAGTTTCTCTACCTGTTCTGCGTCAACCACGATCTGATCCAGGCCATGCTGCGCGACAAGCCGTTGATGCGGTTCGTGCAGATGGTGCAGCATTGGTTCAACCGCAACACGCGCCGCCAGGCGAGGCGCAACATCCACGCCCATTACGATATCGGCAACGCGTTCTATTCGGCCTGGCTCGATCCGAGCATGACCTATTCATCGGCGCTGTTCGAAGGTTCGACCACGGACCTCACGGCGGCGCAGACCAACAAATACCGCCGCCTCGCCGAGGCGCTCGACCTGAAGCCGGGCCAGAAGCTTCTCGAGATCGGTTGCGGCTGGGGCGGCTTTGCCGAATTCGCTGCCAAGACGTTTGGCGCGCGCGTCGTGGGTCTCACGATCTCGACCCAGCAGCGCGACTTTGCACAGCGGCGCATCCACGAGGCGGGCCTCGCCGAGAAGGTCGAAATCCGGCTTCAGGACTATCGCGACGAGCGCGACCGCTACGATCGGATTGCCTCCATCGAGATGATCGAGGCGGTCGGCGAGCAGTTCTGGCCGCGCTATTTCGCCCAGTTGCGCGACCGGCTGCTGCCGGGGGGCCTTGCCGGCATCCAGGCGATCACTATTCAGGACAAGCTTTTCCAGAGCTACCGGCGCGAGGTCGACTTCATCCAGCGCTACGTCTTTCCCGGCGGCATGCTGCCCTCACCGGCCGTCCTGAAGTCGCTCGGAGATCGCTTCAACGTCCCCGTCATCCGCGAGCACATTTTCGGGCAAGATTATGCCAAGACGCTCGCCACCTGGCGAAATAACTTTCGCGCGGCCTGGCCGGGCCTGGTACCGCTCGGCTTCGACGACCGGTTCCGGCGGCTGTGGGAGTACTATCTCGCCTATTGCGAGGCCGGATTCCTGTCCGGCAATATCGATGTCCGGCAGGTCATCTTCGCAAAGCAGCAATAA
- a CDS encoding cysteine synthase A, translating to MTIKNDVVDAIGNTPLIKLKRASELTGCTILGKAEFMNPGQSVKDRAGKWMIQEAEKRGELKPGGLVVEATAGNTGIGLAVVASARGYRTLIVIPETQSQEKKDFLKLCGAQLLESPALPYSNPNNYQHVGRRLADELRKTEPNGVLFADQWNNLDNAKAHYDSTGPEIWAQTGGKVDGFVCSVGSGGTLAGTSRFLKEKNKDIRIACADPHGAGMFEYFRTGTAKATSGDSITEGIGLGRATAIVESAKVDDAYLIPDAEAVTVIYELLQHEGLCLGGSTGINIVGAMRLAKQLGPGKTIVTILCDSGSRYQSKLFNADFMRAKNLPVPEWLEKRSNIKLPFV from the coding sequence ATGACCATCAAAAACGACGTTGTCGACGCCATCGGCAACACCCCGCTCATCAAACTCAAGCGCGCGTCTGAACTGACCGGCTGCACCATTCTCGGCAAGGCCGAGTTCATGAATCCCGGCCAGTCGGTCAAGGACCGCGCCGGCAAGTGGATGATCCAGGAAGCCGAGAAGCGCGGCGAGCTCAAGCCGGGCGGCCTCGTGGTCGAAGCGACCGCCGGCAACACCGGCATCGGCCTTGCGGTGGTCGCAAGCGCACGCGGCTATCGCACGCTGATCGTGATCCCGGAGACGCAAAGCCAGGAGAAGAAGGATTTTCTGAAGCTGTGCGGCGCGCAGCTGCTGGAATCGCCGGCACTGCCCTACTCCAATCCAAACAACTACCAGCATGTCGGCCGTCGCCTTGCCGATGAGCTGCGCAAGACCGAGCCGAACGGCGTGCTGTTCGCCGACCAGTGGAATAACCTCGACAACGCCAAGGCGCATTACGACTCGACCGGCCCCGAGATCTGGGCGCAGACCGGCGGCAAGGTCGACGGCTTCGTCTGCTCGGTCGGCAGCGGCGGCACGCTCGCCGGCACCAGCCGTTTTCTGAAAGAGAAGAACAAGGACATCCGGATCGCCTGCGCCGATCCGCATGGCGCCGGCATGTTTGAGTATTTCCGGACCGGCACCGCCAAGGCGACATCAGGCGACTCCATCACGGAAGGCATCGGGCTCGGCCGTGCGACCGCGATCGTCGAGAGCGCGAAGGTCGATGACGCCTATCTCATTCCCGATGCCGAAGCTGTGACTGTCATCTACGAGCTGCTCCAGCACGAAGGCCTGTGCCTCGGCGGATCCACCGGCATCAACATTGTCGGCGCGATGCGTCTCGCCAAGCAGCTTGGGCCCGGCAAGACCATCGTCACCATTCTCTGCGATTCCGGCAGCCGCTATCAGTCAAAGCTGTTCAACGCCGACTTCATGCGCGCCAAGAACCTGCCTGTGCCGGAGTGGCTGGAGAAGCGCAGCAACATCAAGCTGCCGTTCGTCTAG
- a CDS encoding DUF805 domain-containing protein: MLGFVFGLNARLGRLHFFFATVALAIVMTAICFAIAMAALRTTSPSMVRAEDLTHHWAIVGAMVFFGLATFMLQSMRIRDIGWDPVCVIPAWIALMVVDHVVAGRFPAWAIGGEHQGTTVGALVNLALMLALTFWPGAESEGAYSNPFEPPARAVTKPSTSDQRLARVSQGGARPTWG, translated from the coding sequence ATGCTCGGTTTCGTGTTCGGCCTCAATGCCCGCCTTGGGCGGCTGCATTTCTTCTTCGCCACGGTCGCGCTGGCGATCGTGATGACCGCGATCTGTTTTGCGATCGCGATGGCCGCGCTGCGCACGACCTCGCCGAGCATGGTTCGCGCCGAGGACCTTACTCATCACTGGGCCATCGTCGGTGCGATGGTCTTCTTCGGGCTTGCGACCTTCATGCTGCAATCGATGCGCATCCGCGACATCGGTTGGGATCCGGTCTGCGTCATCCCGGCCTGGATCGCCCTGATGGTCGTCGATCATGTCGTGGCGGGCCGGTTTCCGGCCTGGGCGATCGGCGGGGAACACCAGGGCACGACGGTCGGCGCGCTGGTCAATCTTGCGCTGATGCTTGCGCTTACGTTCTGGCCGGGAGCCGAGAGCGAGGGCGCTTACAGCAATCCCTTCGAGCCGCCTGCGCGTGCTGTCACCAAGCCGTCGACGTCGGACCAGCGCCTTGCGCGCGTGTCGCAAGGCGGAGCGCGTCCGACCTGGGGCTAA
- a CDS encoding tetratricopeptide repeat protein, with translation MQSSAGARAFQNARLQKKSRKQAEAILSTANAAYGQGRYAETEALCRQILSELPEHFGALHLLGLCAFAAQHFEAAKQALKQAVTVDPRSAQAFSDLGATHFALGQFEEARTYLEKAIALKPGFPMALANLGNALLHLNQVEQAIELYDRAIKLKPDYVDALCNRGLAALAVQQFDRARQSFERTLLFQPRHVEALVGKGLVNIELKNYDEAKSALEAALALRPGSAKILANRGRVNLELSLMEQAAADFDAALAISPKLEVALQGKAQVSLNMGNTAQAMLACTTLLEENPRSAVAMALLSACFANQGEIASAIELLDAAVAIAPDPGLIGRKIFFLDFLADADFAVQQAARKHWWDAIGTRLPQRTLSPRSLDPNRRIVIGYVSAEFWYHSAAFALLPVLRHHDRAKFEIVCYACSSTQDEVTARFKQLADVWVDAWQLSDDELADRIQADNVDILIDVSGHTTGNRLPVFARKPAPIQVTAFGHASGTGLKTMDYVLADSVFIPQSARHLLAEKVYDLPCLNTLDPILDVPPSELPMLRNGYVTFGVFNRINKISDDAIRVWSKLMREVTGSRIILKHTLLDDPLVRERLLARFVAHGIAEADITCLGMTPRHEHLRAFAEVDISLDPFPQNGGISTWESLYAGVPVIARLGNASSSRAGASIVAAVGLNDWVAEDDDGYAAIACKFARQPDHLAKLRAGLPAQIAASPAGNVEIYAGRVDAAYRQFWRDYCAAASPEP, from the coding sequence TTGCAGAGCAGCGCCGGTGCGCGCGCGTTCCAGAACGCGCGATTGCAGAAGAAATCCAGGAAGCAGGCAGAGGCCATCCTCTCCACGGCGAATGCGGCCTATGGCCAGGGCCGGTACGCTGAGACCGAAGCGCTCTGTCGCCAGATCCTGAGTGAGCTCCCGGAGCATTTCGGCGCCCTGCATCTGCTGGGATTGTGCGCGTTTGCAGCTCAGCATTTCGAAGCGGCCAAACAGGCTCTCAAGCAGGCCGTAACCGTCGACCCGCGCTCGGCCCAGGCCTTTTCCGATTTGGGAGCGACGCACTTCGCGCTGGGGCAATTTGAGGAAGCGCGCACGTACCTGGAAAAGGCGATCGCGTTGAAGCCGGGCTTCCCGATGGCCCTGGCCAATCTCGGCAACGCCCTGCTGCACTTGAACCAGGTCGAGCAGGCCATTGAGCTCTACGATCGGGCCATCAAGCTGAAGCCCGACTATGTCGACGCGCTGTGCAATCGCGGCCTGGCCGCGCTGGCCGTGCAACAGTTTGACCGCGCCCGGCAAAGCTTCGAGCGGACCTTGCTGTTTCAGCCGCGACACGTGGAGGCACTCGTCGGCAAGGGTTTGGTCAATATCGAGCTCAAGAACTACGACGAGGCGAAGAGCGCGCTTGAAGCGGCGCTCGCGCTCAGGCCGGGTTCGGCGAAGATCCTGGCGAACCGTGGACGGGTCAATCTCGAGCTGTCGCTGATGGAACAGGCGGCGGCCGATTTTGACGCCGCACTTGCGATTTCCCCCAAGCTCGAAGTGGCCTTGCAGGGCAAGGCACAGGTCTCGCTCAACATGGGGAATACGGCGCAGGCCATGTTGGCCTGTACGACGTTGCTCGAGGAAAATCCGCGCTCCGCGGTCGCGATGGCGCTGCTCAGCGCCTGCTTTGCAAACCAGGGCGAGATCGCATCCGCGATCGAGCTTCTCGACGCGGCGGTGGCCATTGCGCCTGATCCGGGCTTGATCGGGCGAAAGATCTTCTTTCTCGACTTTCTCGCCGACGCCGATTTCGCGGTCCAGCAGGCCGCGCGAAAGCATTGGTGGGACGCGATCGGCACGAGGTTGCCGCAGAGGACGCTTTCGCCGAGGTCGCTGGATCCCAACAGACGGATCGTCATCGGTTATGTCTCGGCCGAATTCTGGTACCACTCGGCGGCGTTCGCGCTGTTGCCGGTGCTGCGCCATCACGATCGCGCCAAGTTCGAGATCGTCTGCTACGCGTGCTCCTCGACGCAGGACGAGGTGACCGCCAGGTTCAAGCAATTGGCCGATGTCTGGGTCGACGCCTGGCAGCTGTCGGATGACGAACTGGCCGATCGCATTCAGGCCGACAACGTCGATATCCTGATCGACGTATCGGGGCATACCACCGGCAACAGGCTTCCTGTGTTTGCGCGCAAGCCGGCCCCTATCCAGGTCACGGCCTTCGGACATGCGTCCGGCACTGGCCTTAAGACCATGGACTACGTGCTTGCAGACTCCGTTTTCATTCCGCAATCGGCGCGGCATCTGCTGGCCGAGAAGGTCTATGACCTGCCGTGCCTGAACACGCTGGATCCCATCTTGGATGTGCCGCCTTCGGAGCTTCCGATGCTCCGCAATGGTTACGTGACCTTCGGCGTGTTCAACCGCATCAACAAGATCTCGGACGACGCCATCCGCGTGTGGTCGAAGTTGATGCGCGAGGTGACGGGATCGAGGATCATCCTGAAGCACACGCTGCTCGACGATCCCCTGGTGCGCGAGCGCCTGCTCGCCCGATTTGTGGCGCACGGTATTGCCGAGGCTGACATCACCTGTCTGGGCATGACCCCGCGCCACGAACATCTGCGGGCTTTTGCCGAGGTCGATATTTCGCTCGATCCATTCCCGCAGAATGGCGGCATCAGCACGTGGGAATCGCTCTATGCCGGCGTGCCCGTCATTGCCAGGCTCGGCAATGCGTCCTCGTCGCGTGCCGGCGCCTCGATCGTCGCGGCCGTCGGACTTAACGACTGGGTCGCCGAGGACGATGATGGCTATGCCGCGATTGCTTGCAAGTTCGCGAGACAGCCGGATCACCTGGCGAAGCTGCGCGCGGGCTTGCCGGCACAGATCGCGGCTTCGCCCGCGGGCAATGTCGAGATTTACGCGGGCAGGGTCGACGCGGCCTATCGCCAGTTCTGGCGGGATTATTGTGCGGCAGCATCCCCTGAACCGTAA
- a CDS encoding amino acid ABC transporter ATP-binding protein, translating to MSEPIVSISGLNKWYGEFHVLRDIDLEVNKGERIVICGPSGSGKSTLIRCINALEEFQEGEIVVDGIELGPNLKHVDAVRREVGMVFQSFNLFPHLTVLDNCTLAPIWVRNMPKKDAEAAAMKFLERVKIPHQANKFPGQMSGGQQQRVAIARALTMNPKVMLFDEPTSALDPEMVKEVLDTMVDLAGEGMTMLVVTHEMGFAKEVANRVVFMDAGQIIEANTPNEFFATPQHARTKLFLSQILR from the coding sequence ATGTCAGAACCCATCGTCAGTATTTCCGGCCTCAACAAATGGTACGGCGAATTTCACGTGCTCCGCGACATCGACCTCGAGGTCAATAAGGGCGAGCGCATCGTGATCTGCGGTCCCTCGGGCTCGGGCAAGTCGACCTTGATCCGCTGCATCAACGCGCTCGAGGAGTTCCAGGAGGGCGAGATCGTCGTCGACGGCATCGAACTCGGACCGAACCTCAAGCATGTCGATGCAGTGCGCCGCGAGGTCGGCATGGTGTTCCAGAGCTTCAATCTGTTCCCCCATCTGACGGTGCTGGACAATTGCACGCTGGCGCCGATCTGGGTGCGCAACATGCCCAAGAAGGACGCCGAGGCGGCCGCCATGAAATTCCTGGAGCGGGTCAAGATCCCGCACCAGGCCAACAAATTCCCGGGCCAGATGTCCGGCGGTCAGCAGCAGCGTGTCGCCATCGCCCGTGCCCTCACCATGAACCCGAAGGTGATGCTGTTCGACGAGCCGACCTCGGCGCTCGACCCCGAAATGGTCAAGGAGGTCCTCGACACCATGGTCGATCTGGCCGGGGAGGGCATGACCATGCTGGTCGTCACCCACGAGATGGGCTTTGCCAAGGAAGTCGCCAACCGCGTCGTGTTCATGGACGCGGGCCAGATCATCGAAGCCAACACGCCGAACGAATTCTTCGCCACGCCCCAGCACGCCCGTACGAAACTGTTCCTGAGCCAGATCCTGCGCTGA
- a CDS encoding amino acid ABC transporter permease, which translates to MTDITASSFVRQDLVVERPAPVKTSGFVGTLRTRLFNSPSNILLTIIGALLLWFTIIPSVKFLIVNAVWSGHDRSACLAEYGACWPYIHAKLPQLIYGFYPEAERWRVNFALILAAVLLVPLLIPRLPAKGLNASLFFFAFPVVAFFLLHGGGITGFGVSWTAGLLELFDDSIISAGQVLLSLSETSVIAPLLWGVGTLIVLVGNAIHWLIFPLTWLRDQLESSGQSLWTDFVITTAVVSLIAFVIGGGARAGWRPLAASIAAFIGIAAVIKLMGLDHGGLPVVQTRLWGGLLVTLVVSVAGIVTSLPIGIALALARRSTIPLIRIFAITFIEFWRGVPLITVLFFATYMLPLFLPGNFTVDGLVRALIGIALFTGAYQAENVRGGLAAIPRGQSEAAAALGLSWWKTTSLIVLPQALRHVIPNLVNSFISLFKDTSLVSIVALFDLLGSLRASFADPKWSAPSTLFTGFAFAGIIYFIFCFGMSRYSLFVERRLNAHRRN; encoded by the coding sequence ATGACGGATATCACGGCGTCATCCTTTGTCCGCCAGGATCTGGTCGTCGAGCGTCCGGCACCGGTCAAGACGTCAGGTTTTGTCGGGACTCTGCGCACGCGCCTGTTCAACTCGCCGTCCAATATCCTGCTCACGATCATCGGCGCGCTGCTGCTCTGGTTCACCATCATTCCGTCGGTCAAGTTCCTGATCGTCAATGCGGTCTGGAGCGGTCACGACCGCAGCGCCTGTCTGGCCGAGTACGGTGCCTGCTGGCCCTACATTCATGCCAAGCTGCCCCAGCTGATCTACGGCTTTTATCCCGAGGCCGAGCGCTGGCGGGTCAATTTCGCGCTGATCCTGGCGGCAGTCCTGCTGGTGCCGTTGCTGATTCCGCGCCTGCCGGCCAAGGGGCTGAACGCCAGCCTGTTCTTCTTCGCCTTTCCAGTCGTTGCGTTTTTCCTGCTGCATGGCGGCGGCATCACCGGTTTCGGCGTCAGCTGGACCGCCGGCCTGCTGGAATTGTTCGACGACAGCATCATCAGCGCGGGGCAGGTGTTGCTCAGCCTGAGCGAGACGTCGGTGATCGCGCCGCTGCTATGGGGGGTCGGCACTCTGATCGTTCTGGTCGGCAACGCCATCCATTGGCTGATCTTCCCGCTGACCTGGCTGCGGGATCAGCTTGAGAGTTCGGGTCAGTCGCTCTGGACCGACTTTGTGATCACGACCGCCGTCGTGTCCTTGATTGCCTTCGTCATTGGCGGCGGCGCGCGCGCGGGATGGCGGCCCTTGGCGGCCAGCATCGCGGCGTTCATTGGGATCGCTGCCGTCATCAAGCTGATGGGGCTCGATCACGGCGGACTTCCCGTCGTGCAGACGAGACTGTGGGGCGGTCTCCTGGTGACCCTCGTGGTTTCGGTCGCCGGCATTGTCACCTCGCTACCGATCGGCATTGCGCTGGCACTTGCCCGTCGGTCCACCATTCCGTTGATACGGATCTTCGCGATCACCTTCATCGAGTTCTGGCGCGGCGTGCCGCTGATCACAGTGCTGTTCTTCGCCACCTACATGCTGCCTCTGTTCCTGCCCGGCAATTTCACGGTCGACGGCCTCGTCCGCGCGCTGATCGGCATCGCGCTGTTCACGGGCGCCTACCAGGCCGAGAACGTCCGCGGCGGGCTCGCAGCGATCCCGCGCGGGCAGAGCGAGGCCGCGGCGGCCCTCGGCTTGTCCTGGTGGAAGACGACGTCGCTGATCGTGCTGCCGCAGGCGCTTCGTCATGTGATCCCGAATCTCGTCAACAGCTTCATCTCGCTGTTCAAGGACACCTCGCTGGTGTCGATCGTCGCGCTGTTCGATCTGCTGGGCTCGCTGCGCGCCTCGTTCGCGGATCCCAAATGGTCGGCGCCGTCGACGCTGTTTACCGGCTTTGCCTTCGCCGGCATCATCTACTTCATCTTCTGCTTTGGAATGTCGCGCTACTCGCTCTTCGTCGAGCGCCGCCTCAACGCCCACCGTCGCAACTGA
- a CDS encoding amino acid ABC transporter permease yields MSTEARKPPLQIALKIRRILGGKAGWNGVAVQFAFAAVLGWIAYEIISNARANLENQHIAAGFGFLSNNAGFDVNQTLISYTGSDTFLRVFVVGLLNTLAVSAVGIVFATVIGFIVALCRLSPNWLVSRIGEIYVELIRNLPLLFQILFWYLAVLAALPNPRQSISLFGVAFISNRGLVIPEPIGQAGLGPFLAVLGVGIVVALALRIHARRALFLRGQMIRIWPYVLGLVIGLPLITMLVFGQPFTVELPQLKGFNFAGGARIIPEFVALTLALSTYTAAFIAEIVRAGILSVHKGQMEAGSSLGLSRGTTLRLIVVPQAMRVIVPPLTNQYLNLTKNSSLAVAIGYPDLVSVWAGTSLSQTGQAIEIIAMTMGVYLLISLFTSFVMSIYGWRLNRSLGA; encoded by the coding sequence ATGAGCACCGAGGCTCGTAAACCGCCGCTCCAGATCGCCCTGAAGATCAGGCGCATTCTGGGCGGCAAGGCAGGCTGGAACGGCGTCGCCGTCCAGTTTGCCTTCGCGGCGGTTCTCGGCTGGATCGCCTACGAGATCATCTCCAACGCCCGCGCCAATCTCGAAAACCAGCACATTGCCGCGGGCTTCGGCTTCCTCAGCAACAACGCCGGCTTCGACGTCAACCAGACCCTGATCTCCTACACCGGCTCGGACACGTTCCTGCGGGTGTTCGTGGTCGGGTTGTTGAATACGCTCGCGGTCTCTGCGGTGGGCATCGTGTTCGCCACGGTGATCGGCTTCATCGTCGCGCTGTGCCGGCTGTCGCCGAACTGGCTGGTCTCGCGGATCGGCGAGATCTATGTCGAGCTCATCCGCAACCTGCCGCTGCTGTTCCAGATCCTCTTCTGGTACTTGGCGGTCCTCGCGGCGCTGCCCAATCCCAGGCAAAGCATCTCGCTGTTCGGCGTCGCCTTCATCAGCAATCGCGGCCTCGTCATTCCAGAGCCGATCGGCCAGGCCGGATTAGGGCCGTTCCTGGCAGTGTTGGGAGTGGGCATCGTCGTGGCGCTGGCGTTGCGCATCCATGCGCGGCGGGCCTTGTTTTTGCGCGGGCAGATGATCCGCATCTGGCCCTATGTGCTGGGCCTCGTGATCGGGTTGCCGCTCATCACCATGCTGGTGTTCGGTCAGCCCTTCACCGTCGAGCTGCCGCAGCTCAAGGGTTTCAACTTCGCCGGCGGTGCCCGCATCATTCCGGAATTCGTCGCGCTGACCTTGGCGCTGTCGACCTACACGGCGGCCTTCATCGCCGAGATCGTGCGCGCCGGCATCCTGTCGGTCCACAAGGGCCAGATGGAGGCGGGGTCCTCGCTGGGCCTGAGCCGAGGTACCACGCTGCGGCTGATCGTGGTGCCGCAGGCGATGCGCGTGATCGTGCCGCCGCTGACCAACCAGTATCTCAACCTCACCAAAAACTCCTCGCTGGCGGTCGCGATCGGCTATCCCGATCTCGTGTCGGTCTGGGCCGGCACGTCGCTGAGCCAGACAGGCCAGGCGATCGAGATCATCGCCATGACGATGGGCGTCTACCTGCTGATCTCGCTGTTCACCAGCTTCGTGATGAGCATCTATGGCTGGCGCCTCAATCGGAGTCTTGGCGCATGA